The DNA sequence CCGATTGAGAATGGCGTAAGACCACTGATACAGGCACCGGTAGATATTATTTGATAATTGTGCTTGTTAGTTCCAAGGcgccagatttttttttttcttccaagGTCAAAAAAATTTTCAGCTTCCTACGCCACTGTGAACGCAAGGAGGAAAGATGCAAAAGGTGAAGCCGAAAGCAACACGGCAGAATCGTTTCTTGCCCCCTCTTTCTGCCTGCGGTTCTCTTTGATGCGCAGCCCCTCTGTCTTTTCAGAAATTGCATGGGTGGTAGTGGTACTGAAATTAACAGAACGTTATATTTCTTACCATATCGGTACGCATGCAACCTCTGTCTTTTCAGAAACCGCGTACTGTTACTTTGAACAGATCTTCATTTTCTGTATGTCATCGTTGAGCCATTTCTAAGCATTCGATTCTGTAGCACGTTCAGAGGTTTTTACGCATCATTGTGGGGATACGAAACACGCTGAGGTCGTTTCTGCGAAACTGCACCAGTCTACAACTTCGTCCGTTATCCCTGCCCCGGTGCCCCCGGCTCCTCCTGTTCTGCCGACTTCCGCACACACACACGTCTTTGAACCAAGGAAGCTGCAGCGGCAGAAAGGAAGGAGAGAAAGATGGTTAACTGAAAAAAGAAATCCTAAACAAGTGCAGAAACTGAATGGAAAAAAATCCATTGGATTTGAAGTGATAACAGTTGTTCGTTGTTCCACGGACTCCATTAATTCCAGTTCAAACCCTTTTCTATTCTGTCTCTTTTCTTTCTCGCCGTCGTCATCGATGGCTTGCCTGCTTTAACATTCGTTCCTTGGCCTGGGGGGAGATTTGGTGcgagccagcagcagcagcgagcgtgcgtgcgtgcatgcCTGGCGGCAGACAGCCGGTGCCGGCCGGGTGCAGCGCATCGCATCGTACCAGTTCCTCCATGGACAAGGAAAGCATGCCGCTTTATTAGATTTCAGACAGACAGACTCCCCTTGCTTGCTTCCGTCCGTGTCCACGTCGATCGCCTCCTCTTTTCCCTGCTCACTCATCGTCATCATCGAGTATATAAGCGCGCACACACGGCATGCGTGTTGTCTCAGGTGCCCGCGTTTGACACGGCCGGAGagacggagagagagagaggtggccTTGTTGGACTTCGTTCGTTCTAGAGGAGACAAGGATCGGAGGTGTTGTGTTCTCAACTGTATGATGCGTGACTGACTGGGAAAGGGAGGCCACGTCTGGGAGTTTTGGAGTAAATGGCGAGAGGGACGCCAGGAGGAGGAAGGTGGTAGCTGGGAGCCGGGAGACGGCGCGCGGCAGGCGGCAGCCTCTGGGCTCTCTGCTGAAATTCTCAGTCTTCTGCGACGGCTACAAGATCAGAGAAGCGCGCTGCGTTTGCATGGGAGCAGGCGAGAATTCTGCACCAGGTGAGTTTCAGTTTCAGCGCTTTGCGATTGCGATCCATGTATTCCTGCTCAGGCTTTGCATTTACAATTCGTGGTGCTCTGTTTCTCCTGTTCGAGTTCGAGCTTGCGAGGTTTCTACCTGTATTTCTTGATGAAGCGTGTGATTGGAGAACACAACACGTTTTCTTTGTCCGTCTTGCCTGCTAGAAACTTTGGGGGTGTCTGGATCATCTCGTTTCCGCTCTGCTAGGGGTTTTCTGTTGATTTCAGACTTCAGTAGCTGCAACCTGCAATCGGTGAAAGAAAGCGTCTTTTCGTTTTTCTGAAGTGAGAAGAACTGAATTGCCCTGCCTGTGATCATTTCACATTTCGGGACCGCGCATCTTCTCTGAAGAAGGGTTTTAACTTTACGATTGACTATGAGAGGAAACTTGATAAATCCACTGCGTGTTGACACTGCACTTTGTTCCCATTTTTTTTCCTAGTGTTAAAGTAAAAGCTAGATATTGATAGTTTGCTGCTGGTGTCTAAATATCTGAAATGCCATTCTGATTTTCAAACTTTCACATGGCAGTAGTAATCCATATGTGTGAAATTAAGTTTTTCCTTGAAACTCCTTCAGTCTTTGTGGTGCGAAAATAGCACTGCCAATCTCACCGTATTCAACGGAGTGACATTCCCGGCATGACTCTGTTGTTTGACTCGCGCCTGTTAAAGTTAGGCACGGAAGCAAATTCAGCAGCCTAAAATGTGACAGGAAGTCAGGTCATCTTCCAACAAGTCAGTCTGAAATATGTGTCCAACGACGCCACATTAGAAACTAGAATTTATTAGGTTCTGACGACTTAGGCAGGACCAATTTGTTCACTTGAGAattcagtagtgtttttctctcacgacAAATAAGCAAATAGTATTTTCAGTCATAGCTTATCAGCCAAGCGAACATATGCGTAGGTTCGGCCTAACCATGTTGGAAATTGTACAGTGGCATGGTTTATCTGTATCAGTGTGTCAGTAACTGCAAATACAAAGCTTACTTGTTTGCAGATCTATTGCATCGTGTCTTTTTGGTTTTTCCTCTCGGTCTTCATATATCTGAATCGAGATCGGAGTGTAATGCTTGGAGCTTTTCTGATGGAAGCTTGCTAGCATGGAACCGAGGAGGTTAGAGCAGTTAGTGTTCCTGCTCTGCTGCGTTGCGGCAATCACATGCAGGTTACACACACAAGCTCAGGCCCAAACAACTCTGCAACACACCGAAACCTCAACTCACACTGGAGCAGGTGACTAACTCTCTCATGTGTTATTTGTATCATATCATAGATAAACCACGCAAAATCTATCTATCGCATCTGATGGTAAGCAGTAACATGCAGGATAGGTTTACTTAGAATAAAATCTTTCAAGAGGTAAAGTAGCATGCCAGGAAAGCAAACTTGTCCTTGTTAACTGTTCTACTATAGTTGACATTGTGCTTATCTGTACTGCATTATTCTTTTATGTTGTTTGTACAGTTCTATTTGACATTTTTCGTGTCGGAAGTATATGTGAATATGGTATCTGATCTTTGTTGCTTGGGTGATCAGTGGGTAGGAATTTGTCAGAGATGGGAAACAGATCGGAGAGCTTGCTGTCTAGAAGAACGAGGAGAGTTGATCCTCTTGAAGGACTGAGGAAGTATGAGGGAGGGTACAACATCACTGATAAGCACTACTGGAGTGTAAGCTCCCTGCTTCTCTGAACTCTGAACATACCTTTTTCTCTGAACTCTGAACATACTATGCAGCCTTTTAGATACTGAGCGTATTATGATCAGGACATAAGTTGTTCACTAATGAAATCATAATACCAAATATGTATTAAAAATGCAATCATAGTACTTGTTCTTGAATGTGAAAAAAATCACTTTCTATATTGATAGACATAACATTAAATCCATGCCAGGATCAAAACTGATCATTGTCTTGTTTACTTTTCCAGTCGACCATATTTACAGGTAGATCTGGATATGTGATGTCAGGATTATGGATTATCGGTGGCATCATTTTTGTTGTAGTTATTCTCATCTCGAAGATTTTCTtcccaaaaaagaaagaaagatacACTGACTTGGACTATTTCCTTGAGAGATATCAAATTTTGACTGTGATACTCTGTATCCTCCTCACAGTTTTTGTCATGTAAGCTGCGGTGTTACACCAAGAATAATTTAAATTTCAACAGTATTATTGTTGGTCTTCTGCAAACATATGAAGCAGTGCAATTAGTAACCTACTCTGGCATTTTATTCGCAGAGTTTCTTCAGCAGTTGCGCTTCGGGGCACGGTACAATTCCACTCAAGAGCTGAATctgtaaaagagataattgggACGACTGCACTCGAGGCGACAGCGACAATTTACAACATAACAGGTGCCATTGAGAAGATGCAGAACACATCGAATCTGTACAACTACACAAGCCAAGCTTGGGATCATCTGAACTCCACAGTTGAGGCGCTCAACTCCGAAGCCGTGGAGATTCAGGTGAAGGCGGAGAAAAACATGCGCTTGGTTAGCAAGGGAATCAGGACTCTGTAAGAGCTTTTCACATCATGAGCTAGATCAACAGAGTAAAGCTCCTTATGGTGCTTCTTAATCTGCACTGGAACTAAGACATCCAATGATTTTCAGGGAACTTGTGACAATTTTATGTGTGACACTGAATCTTTTTGCAGTTCTAGTGTTACTGGGTAAGTGAACATGATGTAACGTTTTTCAGTATGCAACATTTACCTTGCAGTCTTGCTAGTATAGCTGAATCTAACACACTGCTTCTCTGAACATTGCAGTAGGGAGGCCTCTAAGGCTGCAAAAGTTGTGTTGCTTGTGAGTATCTTACCTTCAGAATTCAGAAAACCCATCTGAAGATACAAACTGAAACCTTGTGTCCTTTCAGTCCTTATTATGTCATTCTGATTACTTGGATCCTTGTGCATCAGGTGCATGGTCTTCTGCTGGATACTGACAGCCCTATTCTGGATGTACTTTGGTCTGTACTACTTCTTCGACAAGTTCGCCGGCGACACGTGTGTCGCCCTGGACGAGTACCAGCTGAACCCTCAGAACAGCACGCTGGGCACCATCATACCCTGCAGCGAGAAGCTCTCCGCTGACGTGATCCTGCACGACGTCGGTGCGGGCATCCATGACATCATTGACCAGGTGAATTCAAACATTTACACGATCAAATCAGAGTACCCGGTGAAGCAGCTGGACTACATCTGCAACCCCTTCACCGGACCGCCGCAGTACCAGTACCAGCCGGAGAACTGCCCCTCCGGCGCCGCCACCATCGGCGACATCCCACAGGTGAACACAACCTTATAGGCTACAGTTTCTGATTCCAGAACAAATGTGTATGTATGGTCAATTGCTGCTGATCTTGACGTGGCGTTGCCTGCTGCCGTAAAGATCCTGAAGAGGCTGACGTGCTCAGacttcggcggcggcgccaacTGCCGCCCGGCCGACCTCTCGTCGGCGATCGACTACGACAAGGTGCAGTCGTACACGAGCTCCATCCAGAACGTGCTGGACATCTTCCCGGGCACGGAGCGGCTGGTGAGCTGTGAGCTGGTGAAGGCCGGCTTCGCGGACATCGTGGGCAACCAGTGCGCCCCGCTGCGGCGCGGCGCGCGCGCGGCGTGGGCCGCGCTCGCCGCGCTATCCGCGTCCATGGTGCTGCTGATTCTGCTCGTGCTCGTGGCGACCAACGCGCGCCACCCCGGCGACGACCGCCTGTCCGTGCGGCACCTGACGTCGTCGACCAACTCGGAGATCTCGGAGGCGGAGTTCGCCGAGATGCACGCCAAGAAAGTGCGGACCAGGGTCGGGCCATGAGCTGACCCGACAAAGCTGACATCCAATTCTTTTTGCTGTTCTTTGCCATTTCCGGAGAGGAAAGGGAGAGTTGAGGATACATACTGCCGGCGGTAGAGACCGATCCGGAAGAGATCGTCCACCGCCGGTGCGCCATTGTTGCTCAGATGTTTGGTTTTGTTGTCTCAGATGGTCTGGAGAATCCAGCCATTCTGTTGGTGGTATAGGAGAAGCAATTGGTTTCTGTATATGAAGTATGAACATCAATCTGTAATTGCAAAAGCATTGAAACATACGTGCTGCACAATTTGATCTTTAGGCTCTgttccatcgaatctttggacacatgcatgaaatattaaatgtacataaaaaataaactaattacatagtttggttaaaaatcacgagacgaatgttttaagcctagttactccatgattagctttaagtgctacagtaacccacatgtgctaatgacagattaattatgcttaatagatttgtcttgcagtttcctgacgagttatgtaatttgtttttttattagtttctaaaaacctcttccggcatccttccgacatatccgatgtgacactcaaaaatttttcatcttcaATAGGGCCTTATATTAACAGTAAAAGGATCTACAGGTCCATCAATGACCTGTCGCGCAGGGAATCCTACACCTCTCCTGTCACGTGTCACGGTGCATATTGTTTTTCTTTAGCAACACAGAGCTTTTATTAATCAGAAAGTACAATCCACTTCGGCTAGCCCCAATAACCAATCGGGGATGTAGTCGAGCCAAAAATAAGAGCTTTCTGGCTGACACCATACTAACTGTTAGAATTAATTAGGATAATTAATCAGTTGATCAATTATTGTAATTCTGTACTTAGCACATGCTAATTACATCCACCAAGTAGTAACCGCATAGGTCCCTTGAGGGCCAAGAAAGCGTTTCGGTTGTGTCTCTGACAAAAGTAACTGCtgtatatacatatatgtaAACAGTACACACAGAAAGGGCAACAATCATTTTACATCCATCACTTTTCGCTTTACGCGTTATCACGCACGCGCTCTGCCAACAACTGCTAACACACAGAGAGGGAAGGAGTTCACCGGAGCACTCGCCGGGAGTTCGCCGGAGTCGTTGTTCATCCAAGGTAGAAGATGACGACTCCTGCTCCTTCCATGAACGCCATGGTCGACGCTGTCACCGACGCCGTTAAAGCCGCCATCGCTCGTGGCAACGCTCACCCTGGTGGAGTCCAGCGCTTCATCATCCAGGGCGCCGTTCGCCGCGTCCTCCGCGAAATTGGCCTTCGCCGCATCCCTCCTCGCCGTTTCCACGGAAATGGAGGCAACGCTGGAGGACACCCAGGGACACCACGCCCAGTACCTCGTTCGTCGAGGTTGGAGTACGCCGCTGGAGTTTGTCCTCGCCACGGACCGGCGATGTTCGTCCGACCGCTGACGACCCCGACGCCCCCATGGAACGGAGGCGGTGGCTCCATGGCtggacgccacggcgcccctCCGGCCGCCCCCCGCCGCACTGGGTTTGATGCGTGGCCTCCGGGCTTCGCGTTCGACCTCGACGTCGCGCTCccgcctccacctcctccaccgattgCGCCGCCGGCGAACCGTCTTCAGATGCGCGGCCGCACCTACGCAGAGGCCGCGGCCACCCCTCCGACGTCGCGCCTTCCTCCCACCAACGCCCTCGGAGCGGGTTTCGCCTCTCCCTCTAAGGGGGAGGCGGCTCCCCATCGCTGAGCCCCTTTGGATGGGCTGGTGGGGGCGGATCCGCCGTCCCCGGCATGCTGCGACGGCCCTTGTGGCCGGAGCTCGCTGGGAACGGGCGATGACTCCCCTGCCGGCCGGCCTCCATGGCCGGACCCTGGGCCTTGGCCCGGATCTGCAATGCGAGGGAAAGggggaggggaggaggaggtCCAGGATGgcacacggcggcggcggccttcgACGGCGCGGGCGCGGCATCGGCGGCGCTCCAACGCGCGTGGCTACGGGCTTGGCGGCGCCGCTGCTGGCTGCGCAcgacacggcggcggcggctacccgcggcggcggcaactGGCCGGAACGGCGacgacggcagcggcggcggaagtgggcagcggcggcggctggcaGTTAGGGTTTCAAAACCCTAACTGCCGCCTTTATAGGCCACGCGCTGGGGCTGCCGGGCTGCTGCGCGCCTGGCGGCCTGGGCACCTGCGCTGGCTGCTTGGGCCGGCTGCTGGGCCGCTGCGCGCCTGGCTGGCTGCGTGGCCACTCGCCCGCACGCCTGAGGCTGGGCCGAGCCGCCTGGCCGGCGGGGCTGCCTGCCTGGGCCCGATTTCTTTATTCCTTTaatttttcttttatatatagTTTGCAGCAGTATTTTAGTTGATTAACTATTGCTTGTTAGTAATTTTCTGCAAGAACATCAGTTTATTATCTTGATTGTTGTTGCCTCTACCTGCTGTAACTTGTGATTGTAAATATATTGTTGTTTGTTTATATTATTATACAATCCAAGACTTATTTCtattatattattaatatataTAGTGCAACTAAACCCCTTTGCACtacatatatattctatatttgtGACTTTGATAATTATTTTTATGATCTGTTAGTGCACCCAAACCCCCCTGTTTTGCACTAACATAAAGTTACACTTggaattttataatataaataggGTATGTTGATGCCCCAAACCACAAACCTTGCATCACATACAAGTTAAAATTACTAGTTGACTTAGTAGCATTTTAACAATGCTTTCTATAGAATTAAAATTTAATTACTATAGAACTGAAAATTGCAATATAAAAATATCTTTTTATTTTGGTTAATTGACACAAGGCAATGGAGTTTATGGCAAAGGCTGCGTTTAATTCTTTGTAAATTATCCTGCCTAGAGACCGTGCCATAACAGTGACTTAATCACCCATTACTAAGAGGTCTACATCTTCTTTCTTTGAAAATCGATGACTACCTATATTGTGCACTTAACTAAAATAAAGGTTTTTGGATCGTTAtatcaatatatttattttgataATTACACAAGGTAGTAGAGTCCTGAGCAAAAGACTGCATTTAATTCACTTATGAATTATCTAGCCCTTAGACCGTGCTTAGGTAGCAATTTAATTGCCTACTATATAAGATCTACCCTATGTCATTGGACTTAGAGATTATCTTTCTTGtgtttatcaaaaattataatgaCTTGGTTGTCTGGTTTACACACTTTAGTGATTACCTACAACAGTCCATTAACTATGATAAGatattgttggtgcaaaagtggatctacaaacacaaagggttaatacccgattcaatgttaaggcgtgccagctgatttgaccttgcaatcgacaaaggtgataactcgaacactttggtcccgacaacagcgatgcgcccggatgtcatggccaagaggtattcacgcagaactcAAGAACTcgtcgagtttgactcgatgagttcctaagaactcgtaagtaaaaagaaaatatgcgagttgacgaagtcgtcgaaaagtagatgtaaaaataGATGTAAAAGATTTGTatatgattgattgattggatcttttcttacatcgctactaggtctacatttataccctgtctaaAAGAGTTACAAAAAgatacgactaggattctaattccaaacta is a window from the Sorghum bicolor cultivar BTx623 chromosome 5, Sorghum_bicolor_NCBIv3, whole genome shotgun sequence genome containing:
- the LOC8071804 gene encoding uncharacterized protein LOC8071804, translated to MEPRRLEQLVFLLCCVAAITCRLHTQAQAQTTLQHTETSTHTGAVGRNLSEMGNRSESLLSRRTRRVDPLEGLRKYEGGYNITDKHYWSSTIFTGRSGYVMSGLWIIGGIIFVVVILISKIFFPKKKERYTDLDYFLERYQILTVILCILLTVFVIVSSAVALRGTVQFHSRAESVKEIIGTTALEATATIYNITGAIEKMQNTSNLYNYTSQAWDHLNSTVEALNSEAVEIQVKAEKNMRLVSKGIRTLELVTILCVTLNLFAVLVLLVGRPLRLQKLCCLCMVFCWILTALFWMYFGLYYFFDKFAGDTCVALDEYQLNPQNSTLGTIIPCSEKLSADVILHDVGAGIHDIIDQVNSNIYTIKSEYPVKQLDYICNPFTGPPQYQYQPENCPSGAATIGDIPQILKRLTCSDFGGGANCRPADLSSAIDYDKVQSYTSSIQNVLDIFPGTERLVSCELVKAGFADIVGNQCAPLRRGARAAWAALAALSASMVLLILLVLVATNARHPGDDRLSVRHLTSSTNSEISEAEFAEMHAKKVRTRVGP